A window from Littorina saxatilis isolate snail1 linkage group LG9, US_GU_Lsax_2.0, whole genome shotgun sequence encodes these proteins:
- the LOC138975270 gene encoding uncharacterized protein: MADLPIAAIVCIAVGCYVLVLVGIIVLCYVLKGRGSCGESHCCAKDEDAQSCECCLAMAEACNCCKSPSITSCLDACCPNRKRITCVDIIMCQCCASEGGTMCDGCCGSCCGSPGRLWAKCTCQSRLGCCKGSQDDTVCNCLCLEIRMRSPRDKDPGDLKLPAPTPGGKAARNAWSEHSHNFRTIPALPDQAGGRKGRDPHPDLQLDLGYFHSAPFPISTHPLTTNRSETSGDFIPSSTPRFHQGQSQLFIRPGVHSAGRVIAKRQSGPWPPPRRSSSRRRSRSRRSRSPSRQRSLTTNIRPIARRYSQREPQPLWVDPDLL, encoded by the exons ATGGCTGACCTTCCCATCGCGGCCATAGTCTGCATCGCTGTCGGCTGCTACGTCCTGGTCCTGGTCGGCATTATTGTGCTCTGTTATGTGCTCAAG GGTCGAGGGAGTTGCGGGGAGTCCCATTGCTGTGCGAAGGACGAGGACGCTCAGTCGTGCGAGTGTTGCCTGGCGATGGCGGAGGCGTGCAACTGCTGCAAGAGTCCGTCAATCACGTCGTGCCTCGACGCCTGCTGTCCTAACAGAAAG CGCATCACCTGCGTGGACATCATCATGTGTCAGTGCTGCGCGTCCGAGGGAGGGACCATGTGTGAC GGGTGCTGTGGGAGTTGCTGCGGCAGTCCGGGCCGACTGTGGGCCAAGTGTACATGTCAGAGCCGTCTGGGT TGCTGTAAAGGCAGTCAGGATGACACAGTCTGTAACTGTCTATGTCTGGAGATCCGCATGCGCTCGCCTCGAGACAAGGACCCTGGCGACCTAAAGCTTCCCGCTCCCACCCCGGGTGGCAAGGCGGCCAGGAACGCTTGGAGCGAGCACAGCCACAACTTCCGCACCATCCCAGCCTTGCCGGACCAGGCCGGGGGGCGGAAGGGGAGGGACCCCCACCCCGACCTGCAGCTAGACCTGGGCTACTTCCACTCTGCCCCCTTCCCCATCTCCACGCACCCCCTCACCACCAACCGCTCGGAGACGTCGGGTGACTTCATCCCCTCCTCCACCCCCCGCTTCCACCAGGGCCAGAGCCAGCTGTTCATCCGACCGGGCGTGCACTCTGCGGGGCGCGTCATCGCCAAGCGACAGTCCGGCCCATGGCCACCGCCGCGCCGATCGTCGTCACGAAGACGCAGCAGGTCACGTAGGAGCAGGTCACCCAGTCGCCAGAGGTCACTGACGACCAATATCAGGCCCATCGCTCGGAGGTATTCACAGAGAGAGCCACAACCTCTGTGGGTCGACCCGGATCTGCTGTGA